A window of Microbispora hainanensis genomic DNA:
TGATGAATCGTTGAACAATCCTCTAATTTCCAGGGGAGGTGAAGCAAAGGAGTTTCCGTATGAACCCACCCCCCGGCACCCAGACGACCTCGCCCGCGGGCACCACGAGCGGAGGACGGCGCTCGGCGCTGCTCGGCGCGATGTTCCTCATGGCCACGAGCGCCATCGGCCCCGGCTTCATCACCCAGACGACGACGTTCACGGCGCAGCTCGGGGCGGCGTTCGCGTTCGTTATCGTCGCGTCGATCCTCGTCGACATCGCCGTCCAGCTGAACGTGTGGCGGGTGATCGGCGTCTCCGGCATGCGCGCCCAGACGCTAGGCAACCGGGTGCTGCCCGGTTCGGGATACTTCCTGGCCGCCCTCGTGGCGTTCGGCGGCCTGGTGTTCAACATCGGCAACGTCGGCGGCGCGGCGCTCGGCCTGAACGCCCTCGCGGGGATCGACGTCAAGATCGGCGGCACGGTGTCCGCCCTGATCGCCGTCGCCATCTTCCTCAGCAAGAAGGCCGGCGTGGCCGTCGACCGGATCGTCGTCGTCCTCGGCGTCGTGATGGTGGCGCTGACGCTGTACGTGGCGGTCGTCTCGGACCCGCCGGTGGGCGAGGCCCTGCGGCAGACGGTGCTGCCGGACAAGGTCGACTTCCTCGCCGTCACGACGCTGATCGGCGGCACGGTCGGGGGCTACATCACCTACGCGGGGGCGCACCGGCTGATCGACGCGGGCGTGACCGGACCGCGCAACGCCGGTCAGATCTCCCGCGGCTCGATCACCGGCATCCTCGTCACCGGTGTCATGCGCGTGATCCTCTTCCTCGCCTCGCTCGGCGTGGTGGCCGGAGGCTTCAAGCTCGCCGCCGGCTCCACCAACCCGGCCGCCGACATCTTCGCGAGCGCGGCGGGCGAGGTGGGCCTGCGGCTGTTCGGCGTCGTCCTGTGGGCCGCGGCCATCACCTCGGTCATCGGCGCCTCGTACACGTCGGTGTCGTTCCTCGCCAGCTTCTCGCCCCGTACGGACCGCTACCGCTCGTGGATCACGGTGGCCTTCATCGTGGTCTCGACGGCGGTCTTCCTGCTCCTCGGCAAGGCTCCGGCCAACCTGCTGATCCTCGCCGGAGCGCTCAACGGCCTCATCCTGCCCGTCGGCCTGGCCGTGATCCTCTGGGTCGCCGCACGCCGTCGTGATCTCATGGGCGGATACCGCTACCCTGTCTGGCTGCTCGGGATCGGTGTGCTCGCCTGGGCGCTGACCATCTATCTCGGCTGGAACTCCCTCAGCGGGATCAGCGCGCTCTGGAGCTGACGTGTCATACCCGACCATGCGCATCGACCTCAACTCCGATCTGGGCGAGGGCTTCGGCCGGTGGACCCTCGGCGACGACGACGCGCTGTTGTCGATCGTCACGAGCGCCAACGTCGCCTGCGGGTTCCACGCGGGAGACCCGGTCATCATGCGGCGCACCTGCGAGACCGCGGCCGCGCGCGGCGTGGTGATCGGTGCCCAGGTCGGCTATCGCGACCTGGCGGGCTTCGGGCGGCGCTTCATCGACGTGCCGCCCGTCGAGCTCGCCGACGACGTCATCTACCAGATCGGCGCGCTGGACGCCTTCGCGCGGGTGGCGGGCACCAGGGTCAGGTACGTCAAGCCGCACGGCGCGCTCTACAACGCGATCGTGCACCACGAGGCGCAGGCCGCCGCGGTCGTCGCGGCCGTGCGGGCCTACGACCCCGGCCTGCCGGTGCTCGGCCTGCCCGGCTCGGCGTGGCTGCGCCAGGCGTCCAGGGCAGGCCTCACCACGGTCGCCGAATGCTTCGCCGACCGCGCCTACACCCGCGAGGGCAGGCTGGTGCCGCGCGGCGTGCCCGGCGCCGTCCTGCACGACCCCGCCCAGGTCGCCGCGCGCAGCGTACGCATGGCCAGGGGCGAGCCGATCGAGGCCGTCGACGGGACGCCGCTCACCATCACGGCCGACTCGATCTGCGTGCACGGCGACAGCCCCGGCGCCGTCGCCATGGCGATCGAGGTTCGTGACGCGCTCAAGGCGAACGGCATCGGCCTGGTGCCGTTCGCGGGGCAGCCGTTGGAAGAGCAGCCGCTCATGGACACGAAGGCGTCGTTCGCGGAGGAGCGGGCGTGAACGCACGGCTGCACCGCTGTGGCGAGCACGCGGTCCTGGTCGAGCTCGACCGCCTTGAGGAGGTCGTCGCCCTCTACGATGCCCTCGCGGCCGACCCTCCTCGGGGGATAGTCGACCTCGTCCCCGCGGCGCGTACGCTGCTCGTCCGGTTCGAGCCGCCGGCACGTCACTCCGAGGTGGAGTCCGCCGTCCTGTCCGTACGGCCGGCCGCGGGCCGCCTGGCGACGACCGAGGAGGTGGTGATCCCGGTGGTGTACGACGGCGACGACCTCGCGGACGTGGCCCGGCTGACCGGGCTCACCGAACGCGAGGTCGTGGCGGCGCACACCGGGACGGCGTGGACGGTCGCCTTCTGCGGTTTCGCCCCCGGCTTCGGCTATCTGATCGGCGGCGATCCCCGGCTGGCCGTGCCCCGGCGGCCGGAGTCGCGCGTACGCGTGCCGACCGGCGCCGTAGCGCTCGCCGGGGAGTTCAGCGGGGTCTACCCGCGCGAGTCGCCGGGCGGCTGGCAGCTCATCGGGCGCACCGAGACCGTGGTGTGGGACATCGCCGCCGACCCGCCCGCCCTGCTGCGCCCGGGGGTCCGGGTGCGGTTCGCGGAGGCGTAGCCGTGAGCGAGGCGTCATGAGCACGCCGGAGGTGAGCGGGAAAACGGCGGGCGGGTCGGCGGTGAGCGGTACGGCCGTGAGCGGGTCGGCGATGAGCGGAGGGTCATGAGCGAGCAGGCGGTGAGCGGGCCTCGGCGGGCGCTGGTGGTGCTGGCCCCCGGTCCCCTCACCACGGTGCAGGACCTCGGGCGGCGCCGGCACAGCCATCTCGGCGTCGGGCGCTCCGGCGCGGCCGACCGGAGCGCGCTGCGGCTGGCCAACCGCCTGCTGGCCAATCCCGAGAACGCCGCCTGCCTGGAGATCACCCTGGGCGGGCTGAAGGTCCGCGCCGTCGGCGACCTGCTCGTGACGCTCACCGGCGCCCCGTGCCCCGCCACCGTCACCCTGCCCGACGGACGCACGCGCGGCGCCGGGCACGCGTCGGTCGAGCGCCTGCCCGACGGGGCCACGCTGCGGCTCGGCGTGCCGCCCCGGGGGCTGCGGACCTACCTGGCGGTCCGCGGCGGGATAGACGTGCCCGAGGTGCTGGGGTCGCGGTCCACCGACCTGCTCTCCGGGCTCGGCCCGGAACGCCCGGCGCCCGGATCGGTGCTCCCCGTCGGGCCGGCGCCCGCGGCGTTCCCCGTGACCGACTTCGCCCCGGTGCCCGAGCCGGAGGCGGGCGTCCTCGTGCTCGACGTGATCCCGGGGCCACGCCACGACTGGTTCACCCCCGGAGCGCTGGCGGCCCTGTGCGCCGAGCCGTACGAGGTGACCCCGCACAGCGACCGGGTGGGCATGCGGCTGCGCGGGCCGCGCCTCGAACGCGCGCGCGACGGCGAGCTGCCGAGCGAGGGCATGGTGCCCGGCGCGCTGCAGGTGCCGCCGTCGGGACAGCCGACGCTCTTCCTCGCGGATCACCCCGTGACCGGCGGCTATCCGGTCATCGCGGTGGTCCGCGATCACCACGTCGACCGGGCGGCGCAGGCCCGTCCCGGGCAGCACGTCCGTTTCCGGGTGGCCGGCGCCACCCGTTGAGCAGAGGAGGCCCTGAACTCGACGCCGCACGGCGGCGACCGGCGCCTGCTCCGAGGACGGCCGGGATCAGTCGCCGGCGCGGCGGACGAGGGGGTTGGCGGCGGTCGAGTTGCGAATGCTGAAGGTCACGCTGCCGGCGCGGTAGCGGTCGTCGGAGCACTCGACCGGCCTGCCCTCCTGGGTGGTGGTGACGCGGCGCTGGCGCAGCAGGGGGCTGCCCCGCCGCACCTCGAGCAGCCGGGCGTCCTCGCTGCCGGCCGCCACCGCGTCGATCAGGTGCTCGCCGTACGCGAAGACGAGGCCGACCGACTCGTAGAGCTCCTGGGTCACCGACTCGCACTCGGGGTCGAGCCGCTCGACGGCGGGAGCGATCCAGCCGGCGTAGACGGTGCGCTCGACCAGCACCGGCTCGCCGTCGAGCCGCCGCAGCCGCAGCACGTCGAGCACCTCCTCCCCCAGCTCCAGCGACAGCCGTACGGCCTCGGAGGGCGAGCACGGACGGCGGCGGGCGGACAGCACGCTGCCGCTGGCGCGGTAGCCCATCGACCGGGCCCACTGGGCGAAACTGTGCAGCTCGGCGAAGCTCTGGCTGCGCTCGCTGCCGAGCACGATGCGCCGCGCGCCCTGCCGCGACCCCACCAGCCCCTCGGCGGCCAGCAGGGCGACGGCCTGGCGGACGGTGCCGCGCGCCGCCGAGTAACGTATGGCCAGCTCAGCCTCGGAGGGAAGCTGGGCACCTATCGCGTAGTCCCCTCTGACGATGGCGTCCCGCAGGTCACCTGCGATCTGTTCATAGCGCGCCATCGTGATGAGCCCTTCCGTTCACGCGACTGACATCGATATGCGACTTACTAGGTCTGGCTTGTTTGTACAAGTTCGCCTAAGTTCGATCCACGCACCACAGTGGGAGGGACCGTTGTCCACACGTACCGTCGGCCTTGTTGCCGCGCTCACGATAACCACCTCAGTGATCGCGGCATGCGGCGCCGCCCCCACGACCGCCGGCGGCGGCTCGGGGTCGGGTGATTCCAAGGCCGCCTCCGCGACCTCCGTCCAGGACTTCGGCGGGATGGACAAGCTGGTGGAGGCCGCCAAGAAGGAAGGCAAGCTCAACACCATCGCGCTGCCGCCCGACTGGGCCAACTACGGCGAGGTCATCAAGGCGTTCGAGGCCAAGTACGGCATCAAGATCACCAATGACAACCCCGACGGCTCCAGCCAGGACGAGATCAACGCGGTCAAGACCCTGAAGGGCCAGGACCGCGCCCCCGACGTGCTCGACCTCGGCAGCGCCTTCGCGCTCAGCGGCGCCCAGGAGGGCCTGTTCGCCCCCTACAAGGTGCAGAGCTGGGACAAGATCCCCGACGGCCAGAAGGACGCGAGCGGCGCCTGGTACTACGACTACGGCGGCTACATCTCCATCGGCTGCGACGCCAAGCGGGTCAAGACCTGCCCCCAGACCTTCGCCGACCTGCTCAAGCCCGAATACAAGGGCATGGTCGCGCTGAACGGCGACCCGACCAAGGCCGGCGCCGCCTTCGCCGGCGTCTACGCCGCCTCGCTCGCCAACCAGGGCTCGTTCGACGACATCCAGCCGGGCATCGACTTCTTCAAGAAGCTCAAGGAGAACGGCAACTTCAACCCGGTCGAGGCCACCCCCGCCACGGTGGAGAAGGGCGAGACCCCGATCACCCTCGACTGGGACTACCTGCAGGCCAGCTACGCCAAGGAGTTCTCCTCCAAGGGCGTCGACTGGCAGATCGCCATCCCCAGCGACGGCCAGTACGCCAACTTCTACGCCCAGGCGATCAACAAGTGGGCGCCGCACCCCGCCGCCGCCCGCCTCTGGCAGGAGTTCCTCTACAGCACCGAGGGCCAGAACCTGTGGCTGAAGGGCTACGCCCGCCCGGTGCTGCTGCCCTCCATGCAGCAGGACGGCAGCGCGGACGCCGCCATGGTCGACCAGCTCCCCAAGGTCGAGGGCACCCCCTCCTTCCCCACTCCGGACCAGGTCAACAAGGCCAAGGAAGTCCTGGCGAGCGGGTGGGGCGCGGCGGTCTCGGGCTGAGATCGTGCGCGACAGCCGTACGAGATCGAAGAGCCGGTGGGCGGCCGCGCCGCTGCTGGTCTTCGTCGTCATCGTCTTCGGCGTGCCGATGCTGGTCCTCCTTGGTGGCACGTTCACCAAGGAGGGCACGTTCAGCACCGCCAACCTCACCGAGTCGCTCCAGGGCGCGTATCTGACCGCCCTGTTCGGCAGCGTCAAGCTCTCGGCGCTGGTGGCGGTGCTGGGCGGGGTGCTCGGCACCTTCCTCGCCCAGGCCGTGGTGACCTCCAGGTTCCGCGCGCTGCGCGAGGCGGTGCTGACCGCCTCCGGCGTGCTGGCCAACTTCGGCGGCGTGCCGCTGGCCTTCGCCTGGATCGCCACGCTCGGCAACTCGGGCGTCGTCACCACCACGCTCGGCCTCGGCGAGCACGGATGGAGCCTGTACAACTTCTGGGGTCTCGCCCTGGTCTACCTGTACTTCTCCATCCCCCTGCAGGTCCTCACGGTCGTGCCCGCGCTCGACGGGCTGCGCCCGCAGTGGCGTGAGGCCGCGCAGAACAACGGCGCGAGCACCTGGCAGTTCTGGCGGTACGTCGGGATTCCGGTGCTGACCCCCTCGCTGCTCGGCGGGGTCGTGCTGCTGTTCGGCGGCGCGTTCTCGGCCTACGCCACGGCGCAGGCCATGGTCGGGTCCACCGTCCCGCTGGTCACGCTGAAGATCGCCGACGCGCTCACCGGCAACGTGCTGATCGGCCACGAGAACGTCGCGCTGGCCCTCAGCCTCGACATGATCGTGGTCGCGGGCCTGGTCATGGCCGTCTATCTCCCGCTGCAGCGAAGGAGCGCCCGATGGCTTCGCTGACTCCGCAGGTGACCCCTCAGGTGACCACGCAGGCCGCCGCCGGAACGGCGCCCGCGCGCGGCGGCCGGCCGCGGCGTCCGCGGGTGTGGCGCGGGGTGGTCCTCGTGCTCGCCGCCGTCTATTTCCTCGTCCCGCTGATCGCGTCGTTCGTCTTCACGGTGAAGGAGCCCGACCAGGGCTTCTCGCTCGACGCGTACGGCCAGATCTTCTCGGCCGAGGGCTTCGGCGGCAGCCTCCTGCTGTCGCTCGGGCTCGGGGTCGCCACGATCGTGCTCGTGCTGCTGCTGACGCTGCCCGCCGCGGTGGCCGTACGGCTCGGCGCGCCGCGGCTGCGCCCGGTGCTCGAAGTGGTCTGCACGCTGCCGCTGGTGGTGCCCCCGATCACGTTCGTGGCCGGGATCAGCACCGTGCTGCGGTGGGGGCCCGACTATCTGGCGACCACGCCCCTCTATCAGACGATCATCGCGGTGCAGAACCCCGATTTCCCGGTGGTGCTGGTGCTCGCCTACGTCGTGCTGGCGCTGCCGTTCGCCTACCGCTCGCTCGACGCGGGCCTGGGCGCGATCGACGTGCGCACGCTGTCGGAGGCGGCCAGGAACCTCGGGGCGTCGTGGCCCCACGTGCTGCTGCGGGTGATCATCCCCAACATGCGGTCGGCGATGGCGAGCGCGTCGTTCCTCACGCTGGCGCTGGTGCTCGGCGAGTTCACGATCGCCCGGCTGCTCAGCTTCGAGACCTTCCCCAACTGGATCTACCGGATCTCCGGCTCTCAGGCGCAGGTGTCGGTGGCCGTCTCGGTGTTCAGCCTGCTGATCACCTGGCTGC
This region includes:
- a CDS encoding NRAMP family divalent metal transporter, with amino-acid sequence MNPPPGTQTTSPAGTTSGGRRSALLGAMFLMATSAIGPGFITQTTTFTAQLGAAFAFVIVASILVDIAVQLNVWRVIGVSGMRAQTLGNRVLPGSGYFLAALVAFGGLVFNIGNVGGAALGLNALAGIDVKIGGTVSALIAVAIFLSKKAGVAVDRIVVVLGVVMVALTLYVAVVSDPPVGEALRQTVLPDKVDFLAVTTLIGGTVGGYITYAGAHRLIDAGVTGPRNAGQISRGSITGILVTGVMRVILFLASLGVVAGGFKLAAGSTNPAADIFASAAGEVGLRLFGVVLWAAAITSVIGASYTSVSFLASFSPRTDRYRSWITVAFIVVSTAVFLLLGKAPANLLILAGALNGLILPVGLAVILWVAARRRDLMGGYRYPVWLLGIGVLAWALTIYLGWNSLSGISALWS
- a CDS encoding LamB/YcsF family protein, which produces MRIDLNSDLGEGFGRWTLGDDDALLSIVTSANVACGFHAGDPVIMRRTCETAAARGVVIGAQVGYRDLAGFGRRFIDVPPVELADDVIYQIGALDAFARVAGTRVRYVKPHGALYNAIVHHEAQAAAVVAAVRAYDPGLPVLGLPGSAWLRQASRAGLTTVAECFADRAYTREGRLVPRGVPGAVLHDPAQVAARSVRMARGEPIEAVDGTPLTITADSICVHGDSPGAVAMAIEVRDALKANGIGLVPFAGQPLEEQPLMDTKASFAEERA
- a CDS encoding 5-oxoprolinase subunit B family protein; protein product: MNARLHRCGEHAVLVELDRLEEVVALYDALAADPPRGIVDLVPAARTLLVRFEPPARHSEVESAVLSVRPAAGRLATTEEVVIPVVYDGDDLADVARLTGLTEREVVAAHTGTAWTVAFCGFAPGFGYLIGGDPRLAVPRRPESRVRVPTGAVALAGEFSGVYPRESPGGWQLIGRTETVVWDIAADPPALLRPGVRVRFAEA
- a CDS encoding biotin-dependent carboxyltransferase family protein, which produces MSEQAVSGPRRALVVLAPGPLTTVQDLGRRRHSHLGVGRSGAADRSALRLANRLLANPENAACLEITLGGLKVRAVGDLLVTLTGAPCPATVTLPDGRTRGAGHASVERLPDGATLRLGVPPRGLRTYLAVRGGIDVPEVLGSRSTDLLSGLGPERPAPGSVLPVGPAPAAFPVTDFAPVPEPEAGVLVLDVIPGPRHDWFTPGALAALCAEPYEVTPHSDRVGMRLRGPRLERARDGELPSEGMVPGALQVPPSGQPTLFLADHPVTGGYPVIAVVRDHHVDRAAQARPGQHVRFRVAGATR
- a CDS encoding GntR family transcriptional regulator translates to MARYEQIAGDLRDAIVRGDYAIGAQLPSEAELAIRYSAARGTVRQAVALLAAEGLVGSRQGARRIVLGSERSQSFAELHSFAQWARSMGYRASGSVLSARRRPCSPSEAVRLSLELGEEVLDVLRLRRLDGEPVLVERTVYAGWIAPAVERLDPECESVTQELYESVGLVFAYGEHLIDAVAAGSEDARLLEVRRGSPLLRQRRVTTTQEGRPVECSDDRYRAGSVTFSIRNSTAANPLVRRAGD
- a CDS encoding ABC transporter substrate-binding protein, with product MIAACGAAPTTAGGGSGSGDSKAASATSVQDFGGMDKLVEAAKKEGKLNTIALPPDWANYGEVIKAFEAKYGIKITNDNPDGSSQDEINAVKTLKGQDRAPDVLDLGSAFALSGAQEGLFAPYKVQSWDKIPDGQKDASGAWYYDYGGYISIGCDAKRVKTCPQTFADLLKPEYKGMVALNGDPTKAGAAFAGVYAASLANQGSFDDIQPGIDFFKKLKENGNFNPVEATPATVEKGETPITLDWDYLQASYAKEFSSKGVDWQIAIPSDGQYANFYAQAINKWAPHPAAARLWQEFLYSTEGQNLWLKGYARPVLLPSMQQDGSADAAMVDQLPKVEGTPSFPTPDQVNKAKEVLASGWGAAVSG
- a CDS encoding ABC transporter permease, whose amino-acid sequence is MRDSRTRSKSRWAAAPLLVFVVIVFGVPMLVLLGGTFTKEGTFSTANLTESLQGAYLTALFGSVKLSALVAVLGGVLGTFLAQAVVTSRFRALREAVLTASGVLANFGGVPLAFAWIATLGNSGVVTTTLGLGEHGWSLYNFWGLALVYLYFSIPLQVLTVVPALDGLRPQWREAAQNNGASTWQFWRYVGIPVLTPSLLGGVVLLFGGAFSAYATAQAMVGSTVPLVTLKIADALTGNVLIGHENVALALSLDMIVVAGLVMAVYLPLQRRSARWLR
- a CDS encoding ABC transporter permease, whose amino-acid sequence is MASLTPQVTPQVTTQAAAGTAPARGGRPRRPRVWRGVVLVLAAVYFLVPLIASFVFTVKEPDQGFSLDAYGQIFSAEGFGGSLLLSLGLGVATIVLVLLLTLPAAVAVRLGAPRLRPVLEVVCTLPLVVPPITFVAGISTVLRWGPDYLATTPLYQTIIAVQNPDFPVVLVLAYVVLALPFAYRSLDAGLGAIDVRTLSEAARNLGASWPHVLLRVIIPNMRSAMASASFLTLALVLGEFTIARLLSFETFPNWIYRISGSQAQVSVAVSVFSLLITWLLLLALSSAGARQRSGS